From one Ursus arctos isolate Adak ecotype North America chromosome Y, UrsArc2.0, whole genome shotgun sequence genomic stretch:
- the LOC113240788 gene encoding P2Y purinoceptor 8: MDMNMTRPDNATILMLRDPTIAVVLPVVYSLVALVSIPGNLFSLWVLCCHIGPQSPSVIFMINLSVTDLMLASVLPFQIYYHCNGNHWVFGELLCNVVTVAFYANMYSSILTMTCISVERFLGVVYPLASARWRRRRYAVAACAGVWLLLLAALSPLARTDLTYTVEALGIVTCFDVLKSTMLPSVAMWAIFLFTLFIVLFFIPFVVTVACYTATILTLLRTSDPHGRGQRRRAVSLAAVVLLAFVTCFAPNNFVLLVHMVSRLFLGGSYYHVYKLTLCLSCVNNCLDPFVYYFASREFQLRLRRYLGYGRLPASCRDTRRETLFSARTLSARSISSGHGDGLDAPTRPSLNRQESVF; the protein is encoded by the coding sequence ATGGATATGAACATGACGCGCCCGGACAACGCCACCATCCTGATGCTGCGGGACCCGACCATCGCCGTGGTCCTGCCCGTCGTGTACTCGCTGGTGGCGCTGGTCAGCATCCCCGGCAACCTCTTCTCCCTGTGGGTGCTGTGCTGTCACATCGGGCCGCAGTCGCCGTCAGTCATCTTCATGATCAATCTCAGCGTCACGGACCTGATGCTGGCCAGCGTGCTCCCGTTCCAGATCTACTACCACTGCAACGGGAACCACTGGGTCTTCGGGGAGCTGCTGTGCAACGTGGTCACCGTGGCCTTCTACGCCAACATGTACTCGTCCATCCTCACCATGACGTGCATCAGCGTGGAGCGGTTCCTGGGCGTGGTGTACCCGCTGGCCTCGGCGCGCTGGCGCCGGCGCCGCTACGCCGTGGCCGCCTGCGCCGGCgtctggctgctgctgctggccgcGCTGTCCCCGCTGGCGCGCACCGACCTCACCTACACCGTGGAGGCGCTGGGCATCGTCACCTGCTTCGACGTGCTCAAGTCCACCATGCTGCCCAGCGTGGCCATGTGGGCCATCTTCCTCTTCACCCTGTTCATCGTGCTCTTCTTCATCCCCTTCGTGGTCACCGTGGCCTGCTACACGGCCACCATCCTGACGCTGCTGCGCACCTCGGACCCGCACGGCCGCGGCCAGCGGCGCCGCGCCGTGAGCCTGGCCGCCGTGGTGCTGCTGGCCTTCGTCACCTGCTTCGCGCCCAACAACTTCGTGCTGCTGGTGCACATGGTCAGCCGCCTGTTCCTGGGCGGGAGCTACTACCACGTGTACAAACTCACGCTCTGCCTCAGCTGCGTCAACAACTGCCTGGACCCCTTCGTGTACTACTTCGCGTCCCGCGAGTTCCAGCTCCGGCTGCGGCGCTACCTCGGCTACGGGCGGCTGCCGGCCAGCTGCCGGGACACGCGCCGGGAGACCCTGTTCTCCGCTCGGACGCTGTCGGCGCGCTCCATCTCCAGCGGCCACGGCGACGGGCTCGACGCCCCCACCCGGCCGTCCCTCAATAGGCAGGAGAGCGTGTTCTGA